The genomic DNA AGGCATACTATTGTGTGCTGTGGCCCTAGATTTGTTTGaggcaaatatattttataaatagaattacCGATTTGGTTATAGCATGAATTACTTAATAAGGATAGTCTTCAAGgaggaaatatttatagatactTATTTCAAACAAAGTTCAAATTACATTGACAATAAGGAGATATTCAAGGGGTGACTTTAGATGTGacagtaaaaacaaagaaagatttTAGAATAGTAGGAGAAAGAATGCAGAAGGACATATGTATTACATAAAGGAGGGTGATTTTGGTGCTTTATGTAAAAGAGCATCAGTGTAAGTACCATGTTCCACTATGATCTGCACAAGCATCTCCACACTAGCCCATCCCACCCGCCCCGGCCAAGGTGGTCAGGACAGTCATGTGCTCCAAGAGACACCAGTCAGGCTCTCAGCACCTTATCTACTCTCTGTTGCCTTCAGTTTCTTCAAACTGTCTTCTGACTTAAGGTCAATATCCTGTGGGATTTTTAACACAATCATTTGTGTGTTGATTAACTTATCCAGCAAGCATGATGATGCTATAAACTGTTTACTGGATTTCTGGATAACATAGGACCAATAGATGAGCCATTAAATCCTTAAGAGAGATTTCCATTGAATGTCACACCAGGTCTTTGGAACAAAACATTTCTAGTACCTTCTCTCGGATGTGTTTGGTCTTCACCCCATAAACAAAAGGGTTGAGGAAAGGTGGAACCAGTAGGTAAAGGTTGGACAAGATAATATGTATATACGATGGGATATAAGGTCCTGATCTGTgagtgaaaaaggagaaaaaggcaagGAGATAGAATTGGAAGAAGACACATACGTGGGGAATACAGGTATTGAATGCTTTAAAACGTGCCTCTTTCTGGGGCAGGTGGAAGACAGTGTTAAATATCTGCATATAGGAGAGGATGATCAAAATGAAGTCAAGGCCACCAACGGTAAAAGCACCAAGGAGACCATAGAACTTATTGATGTAAACGTCTTCAGTGGCAAGTTTTACAAGGGCCATGTGTTCACAGTAAGTGTGGGATATTAACGTGGTCCGGTAAAGTTTCAGACGGCACTTTATGAGGAGCAGGCATGGGATTACCAGAATGGCAGGCCGCAGTGTCACCCCAACTCCAATATGGGTGACCAGCTGCGGAGTGAAGATGGCAGCATGCCTCAGAGGATAACAGATGGCTATGTAGCGGTCCAGAGCCATGGCCAGCAGCACTCCTGATTCAATGCCCTGAAACGTGTGAATGAGCCACATCTGAAAGAGGCAAGCATCAAAGTAGATCTCTGGCAGGTGAAACCAAAAAATCCCGAGCATCTTGGGGACAATGCTGGTGCTGAGTGCGATGTCTGTGGCCCCCAGCATGGCCAGGAAGATGTACATAGGCTGGTGGAGACTCGGTTCTGATTTGATGATGACCAGAAGGAGAGAATTTCCCATCAAAGCAATGATGTACATAGCACAGAATGGAATCCCGACCCAGCACTGTACAGTTTCCAGGCCAGGGATGCCGATAAATGTCAGTACAGAGGGGGTGAGCACAGTGCTATTTGGAGTAGGCATGGGCGCTCAGGGCCCTTCTGAGCAAAGGGCAAATTTTTCCAAACTGTGATTTACTGTACTCTCATGTATCCTCTTCTCATCCTGTAACACAATTATAGGATGACAGAAATAGGAGAATCAACTTCATCAGCTTATTTCTAATCTTTTTAAATGGATGGGGAAATGCTAATATGGAGACCCATGGAAAAGCTGATCCGTATACACACTAGCAAAATCACCCACCCACACTCACGGATATCCACACTGTGAATATTGAGAATTTGGCCAAGGTGGTTCAGGCATAGTGGTAAGTAGCCTAGCTTaccactttctctttcttcttctaacCTGTAAATgggaataagaaaacaaagaaaaacattggAATGATACTTAaccagaaataaagagaaatgagcaACAGCAGATAATCTATGCTAGCTTTAGCCCCCTTTGTCTCTCCCCTTTTCTatcctctttttcctccttttacttCAAATGAGCAGGGCAAGGTGATTCTATGGAATATACCAACAGTTTTGTAAAAAATTATTCACAGATGGACCTTTTGAGGGTTGTGGCTTCCACTAATACATCAACCTATTCTCACATTGAACTTCTTTCCCACCAAGGAATGTTGAAATGGGACATTGGGGCAGGATCCAGACATTGAGACAGATAATGGCAGCTGCATAAATTTGTGTTTTACCATGGGAACTCTGGCTCAGGAAGCTAGCATTATATGTAATAAATGCCTTCATCAGGTAAACACCCACAGATCCTCAGATCACAGCAGAAGGACAGAtacaaaatattagctaatatGATTAAAGGGTTAAACAGTACCTGGTGTACAAGAAGAGAGGTTTTGGTGTTTCACCAGGAGAGCAGTGAGGGAGATGCTGAGGTGGCTAGAGGTCAGGTTAGGCGAATGAGGTTGGGAGCTGGGGTCCCCACGTGGAGCCCACGAGAGCAGACATAATCCTTGTATAGAAGTCAGGGCTACTGCCTGCTGAAGGAAGTAGAAACTTCTAATTTTTACTCTTCTGCAAAAGCTGACTCAAGAGCAATATGAGGGAGTGGGCCACCTTGAGTATGACCCACTCCATGGATAATAACTGAGAAACACACAGGACATGCAGCTGGAAGGGCCTTGGGAGGCAGCCAAGACAGAAAGAGAAGGCTCCTGAACAAAATTCTCATTGCAGTACAAAGGCTGTAGCTGGGAACGCTTCACAGCTTCCAGTAACTGTGTGCCACCAGCAAACCGTAGCTCAGCTGCAGGGCTGATGAGAGAAAAGTGCGGAAGAGAGGTTGCCTAAGTGATTAGCTGTCCAAGTCTAAAGCAAGCTGATGGGTAAATTATTAACATGTTGCTCTTTTAAGCATCCAACAATAGCTCTCCATAAATCAAGTCATCACCTCCAAATATTATCATATATTATCCTGAGTTCCTCCCTGGCTCCAACAAACCTAATTTCTACTCATAAATTTCACATTTGTCATCTTTTGGAGATTATTCTGCCAAATCACCCACCCCATTCAGGATTCTTCAGTGTGACTTCCAGACAGCGCCTGCGTGTATACTCCCGACATTCCATGCCTGCCTGTCTCATTCCTGTGCCACTTTCACAGTCAGCACGACCTCCCTCTACTGGCACAATACAGTCCCTGTAACCACTGTCCGCCTTTGTGAACCGTATGCCTTCATATATCAGAGCACACTGATTCAAACCACTCATGAGTCCCTCTCCTTAGGTAAAGCAAGCTGCCATGTGCCCTTAACCTCTCAGTCGTCCAGAGCAGATTCTCCAGTTTATCATGTGTCCTTTGAATTGTACTTCCCAGAACTCCAAAGACAGTATCtaccaaaaataaatttatactcTTTACTTAGTAATTTGTAAATTTGTTTCCGGAGTTAAATTAATTGGCTGGACGTGCATTTGTACTTCAAAAGGCATCTGATTTCATGTACACTTGAACTGGTGCACATTCTTAACTAACTGTCCACTAACTTACGTTTCCAGAAGCAGTGATGGGCAGCGAGAGTCTCTGCAGCAGGATAGGGTTGCTCTTTGCTGGTCCCAGCCACGGAAGGTTTGTTTCCTACCATAATTTTCCCTGCTGACCAAACTTCGTCAGCCTCTTGCAGATCCTGAGAGATGTTTTTTGGCTCTCTTGGGCAAAGAAGGAGCTTGAAGCCCAGAGGAGCAGTCACTGTTCCTCAGGACTGTTGGCTTACTCTGTTCCCAAGGGAAATGGTACGTGTAGTCCGGCCAGCAGATGGCAGTGTTGTGACATCTTCTCTTGGCAGTGCAGCCCTGTATCTCTCAGCCCCCGAGACTGGGATTCCTCTGGTTCTCACAGTGTGGGACAGAGAAATGGAATGCCAAGTGGGGAGTGCTGAGCAGGGAGCCCCATTCCTTACCTCTCCCAGTTGACCAGCTCCATCCCATGCTTTTTAAAGTAGAGAACTGGGAGCAAAACAAATAATGGATTCATCTTCTTTGCTTTGCTTCTTTACTCTTGGCCATCCCTCTGAGAATCAAAGGGTTTCCAGACACAGTTCAGAAACCCCAGGGAGAGGTGTGTTTGGGAGTGGTGGGGAAGACAGGCTTCCTATAAACTGAGCTCTCTAAGTAGTGAGGCTtgctaggaaaaataaaaaatcagccATGAGCAGATGAGATATTTCTTATCCTCAAAGGCAGGGGATGAAGAAAGATAGTTCTTTTTTCAAGAAGCAGGTCATAGGCTTTTTCGGCAATCTCTTGATTGCACAAGTgtatacttttaaataattttaatatatagttTAATTTAAGATATATGTATTGTTTGGCTTCACTTTCTCATCATATAAGACTAATTTATGAAGAAAAGAGGGACTAATACACCCATAATCCTACCACCCAAAGGAAATAGTGTTAATCTTTTGGCAAACTACCCTTTAGTAGTTTCCATTAGTTACATCATTAATAGTTACTTTAGATAcattgcttttacttttttaaagtttgtgaaaaaatattcaaactaTCTTTTCCAATCACATAATACGTTGCCAAGGTGAAATACCTTAATTAACATATCAAATATTGGAcatattgctattttaattaaagCTAAAAGGTCTACAAGGATGATATTCATGCACAGAATGCACTTTTGAGTGTATTAAACAAGGCCAAAGTTTTATGGCCATTGCCTTATTCCAAATTCTGGTCATAGTTCTCAAAACACCgactaattttaataaatatctgttaaagAAATCACAACACATCAGGAGATGGTTTTACTTTGTATGTAAAAGCATTGTATAGTCTAGATTAAACTAACTCATTTGCCAAGTGCTACATCAGGAATACattcacatttctttctttacagAAGTTTACATAATAAAAGATACACATAAAGGAAATTAAGCATATAACTGACAAACAGTGTTACATATCACTTATTTATTGAGGGAAGAATAGGTATAATTAAACCATACTTCTAACCCACCTCAACAGCACTTTCCACCTTCCTTCTGTACCTGGTGATAATTATTTCTAAtgtgttttcttatatttttaccaGGTCACTTCCTTTTATTCTGACTTCAACAATATTTTAACACAACGTGGTGCATCTAATGTATTGATTTTATCCTATTTCCACTGTGTCATTTTATGGGAATTCCAGATATTACCAGTATTTGAAGACTCTTTAATTTTAGCCATCTTGATTATTTAGTACAATTTattttcatggttttaatttgcatttgctccATGACTAACAGTGTTGAGCACATTTTCTTTTGACACCTTTTATCTTAGTTTGTGAAACATCCATTCTTAGTTTGTGACTTTTGATACCTTTATATCTTAGTTTGTGAAAcgtctgttcaaatcctttgcccattttctcgTTGTGTTGTTTATCTTCTAtgcgtgtatatatgtgtgtatgtgtgtgtgtgtgagtacatatacatatacaaatgtgtatattatatataaataatataatactatatatatgtgtgtgtatatatacacacatatatatatataaatcacaaCACATTAGGAGATCGTTTTACTCTGAATGTAAAAGCACTGTATATACACTAAACTAATTCATTTGACCCAGcttttatacctaggtatttacccaagagaagtgaaagCACAGGGCCACACACTGATTTGTAAATTAATGTTCATAACAACTTTATTTGTCACTAtcccaaaaggaaagaaaaaatatccatgaataaatgaatggataaacatattGTGGTTTATCcattaaatgtaattatttagAAACAAAGGAGCGAACTATtgatgaatgaatctcaaaataattatggcaagggaaagaaaaacaaaaaatacaattaCATACTGTGTAATTGCTTTTACATAAATTCTAGAAAACTGAAACTGATCTTTAATGATACCAAGtacaataaagtttaaaaaatgtgcagTACTCCCTACTTCACCTATAACTAAAAACCAATTCTAAATGGATCTTATACCCACTTAGATTtcacaaatattaattaaaaaatagcacAGGCAATTCTGTAAAAAAACAAAGGTCTCTCATAGAAAAGAGTATCCAAAtccataaatatacaaaaatttgaTACCATCTGACTAGTTATCAGAAAAATACCAACAAAATCATAAAGTGCTATTATTATATATGTGCTATGTAGCTAAAATGACCAAGGACTGTACCAAATATTACTAAAGATGTCAAGCAAGGGAGATTCTATTATTCTATTTGTGCATTTAATTGATGCAAGTATTTCAGAGTTCTAACTTAGAAATTCACATGTTTCTCTCTGTCTACTTCATTCTTTAGAAATCATCTTAGTTTTCAGTCTTGAAAGttgattgaaaaaaattaaacctgaTTTCTAATGATGCAGCATCCTGAGAGAAGTTAAATGTGTGtgggcagaggaagaagagaagaacgATCTAAAGTCCCGTATGAGTCGGTTTCTCATAAAccagttttgtgtttgtttcataCTGGATTTCAGGATTACATAATGATTCATTCAAGTCACCATCTTCATTTACCTTATTAATTTAGAATAAACTCCTTAGAATACTGATTTCCTGTACAGTGATGTGCACATTACTCTCAAGCCTCTggactgttgtttttttttatgtcatTGATAACAAAGGAGTATTCTGAGTTGTTCATTAGTCTATGTTACTTTTACTGAGGTTCTAAGAAGTCCCAGGCACTTTCCTATGTATTGTTGATACAAGTTGTAAATAAAACATGGGTCTCGTACTCAAGATACTTGCAGTAGGCAATTGCTAAATGCAgtggaatatatttttatatgtgctTCATTCTGGAACTTCAACCTCCAAATTTGGGCAAACCACAAATTGCGTAAAATTATTAAGCTGTATACCTCTGGAAGGATGTTTTGTATTTAAGTACTGActacatttttgttttcaaaaaaattttttatttgtgaatgcatctaatttttctattattgttTTCTTAAGCATTCTTTCCTATGCAAATTCATCACTGTTTATAGTCTGTAGGGTGCATCATGTATTATTGTGTTATTGACATAATATTACTGATTAGGTATTATTTTTGTATTCACTGGTATTTCAGAGAGTGTAGACAAAAATAAGTGActataaatttttcaaaatataaattcataagcagacaataaaaaatgatatatataGCCAGAACTATGGCTACTGGATGGATTAGAAGTTTGAGAATATTGATGAGGCCCTTGAAAATTACCTAGCACTCTGctgttttctaaaattttgttcCTATGTAGGTCTAAGTGTTGCTAGGGAGAAACTTCTAGGTTTAAATGGACAGGACAAAATCAGAAGATTAGTGGAAATAATTTGAAGTCTCAGCATAGGAGAGTTTTATTCTTACATGAGTAGCCAACTAAAAGTCTTAATGACCTCATGAATGTCCTGCAGTTATGaccatatgaaatttaaagatttttttttagacaCAGATTTTTGTGAAAGACAAAAATTTCACCATATTCATGTTGCTCCTTTGATCCACCTAAAAACTCTGTAGAAAGAGCCATTAATGATCAAGACAattttttggagaaaaatattttcaggacATGGTCACGAATTTGTTTGGTCTTCACTCCATACACAATAGGGTTGAGAAAAGGGGGGACTAACAGGTAAAGGTCTGATAAGAGGATGTGGACATAAGGTGGTATGTGAGAACCAAACCTGTGTGTGAAAAAAGAGAAGAAGGCAAGGAGGTAGAACTGCAGGAAGACACAGATGTGGGCAATGCATGTATTAAAGGCCTTGAGTCGTGCCTCCTTCTGGGGCAGTTGGAAGACAGTGATAAAGATGTGAACATAGGACAAGGTGATAAAGATTATGTCAAAGCCTAAGACGGTGAAGGCAACAAACAAGCCATAGGTCTTGTTGATCCGGATGTCTTCAGTGGCCAGCTTCACAATGGCCATGTGCTCACAGTAAGAGTGGGAGACCAGTGTAGTTCTGTACAGTTTAAGATGACACTTGATAAGCACCAGACATGGTGCTACAAGAATGGCAGCCCTGAGTGTCACCCCAACTCCAATGTGAGTCAAGAGCTGATGGGAGAAGATGGTGGCATGTCTTAAGGGGTCACGGATGGCCACATAGCGATCTAGGGCCATTGCCAGTAGGACACCTGATTCGATTGCCTGGAATGAATGCACAAGCCACATCTGCAGAAGGCAGGCTGTAAAAGAAATCTCTGACAAATTAAACCAGAAGATGCCTAGCATTTTGGGAAGAATACAGGTGCTGAGTGCAATGTCTGTGGCCCCCAGCATGGCCAAAAAAATGTACATGGGTTTATGGAGGCTGCTTTCGTATTTGATTATAACTAGAATTAGAGAATTCCCAATCACAGCAATGAAGTACATGACACAGAATGGAATCCCGATCCAACACTGCATGGACTCCAGGCCTGGAATCCCCATGAGTGTCAGCACAGATGGCATGAAGACAGAGCCGTTGAGTATGGACATGGCGATTTGATCACTAGGATCAGGTAGTGGCATTGTTGCATCTTCTATTCCCTGTCAAAttcatgaattaaaaataagaagaattaatttttacttaaataaaCTTTAGTTATGAGTACACCatcttatgttttcttcatttattaattgaaataTGTTTGACATATAACATATTGTAAGTTTAATGTACACATGTTGGTTTGAGATGCTGATAAATTACAATGAGATTGCTATTGTAGTGTTAGCTAGTATCTCTATCAAATCACAGAattatcttttctttcctgtGGTGGAAATAATGAAGATATGGTCTTTTAGTAAGCTTGATAATTACAATACCATATTACTGTCTATAATCACTATATTGTAAATTAGATATCCAGCATTTATTTATCTACTAGTTGAAAATTTCTACCCCTAAAAGATGTCTCCTCATGCCGCAACATTTCAGCCCCTGAAACCACaattttatctctgtttttatggaTTAAGCTTTTtaaagattctacatataaattatatcataGAGTATTTGTCTGTCTCTGAGTAAACCCcacatttattgcagcattattcacaatagccaacatatggaaaaaGCCTTAGTTCACACCGATGGATGAATAAAGAACATGTAGCATATATATACAAGGGAACAGTACCTATCTTTCTGTTTCACTTCAACTAATGCTGTCTAATTATCTGTCTCTCTTCACAAAGTTATTAAAAACCAACCATCAGTTACTATATTTCTACATGCCTTAAACATTTTCAATGAACAAAATTAAATGGATTGAATAGCTTCTTTCTAAGCCGTGACTTCTGGACACAAAGATTCTCTTTATCCTGTGCACTATGCATTacctgtagtgtgtgtgtgtgtgtgtgtgtgtgtgtgtgtgtgtgtgtgtgtgtgtgaactgtcATATAAAATTGGGGGGAAAATTTAATACAAAGATGTTTTAAGAATTATACTCTGTGTAGCTGATACAATAGATCGACTGCGTTGATAAACATTTCTACTGCTCGTAATCAGAAGGCAAGTTTAGCcagaatatttttcagttttacagCTCACTGCTTGTCTTATTAGGTTATTCTCCTCTCAGTGTAATCTGTCTCCAATAGACTCAGCATGTTTTCTACCTAATGTTTTAAAgtttcagtgtttttctttgcCCAGACATGCATCATGCTACTTTTTATACTTATTTGGTGTGAAATAAACAATTTTCAATTTATGGCTGTGCTCCTTGGCAAACCACATCAGAATTTGTTCTGACTATGCCTATTATTTGCGGATCTCTTGCATTTAGTTCAAGTGCCAATCTACAGCATCTGCTCTTCTGTCTCCCCATAAATAGTTAAACCACTAAGTCTGAACAGTCATTTATTCTTGATTATCTGTTATAACCTCTCTTGAAAGATGTTTTCTTATACTCTGAGCATCTTCTACTACTAAAAATACACTTTATGTAGAGACAAATTTTTTCACTTCACATTGTACACATCATCTTCTTTGCCTCTGCCCTGAGTGGTCACTCCAACACATAAGACTAAACCCCCAGGTTCTCCTGTGAGTGGCTTCATCTACCATTCTCAAATCCCGCTGGGTTTTACTGACTGATGGTTCCTTACAACCGgtatttatgtcttcttcaggaaaatatttccagtccagaatatgtaaaatattcatttaaaatttcccttattttcctttggtaattttaaGACTCAATTACTGAAATCATTTCAGCAAAGTATAAAACAGATAAAGACAGCGAGGAGAACTTAAAAAGTCAGACTAGGAAGCTAGAAAATCACACAGTCACGCCCATTATGCTTCAGGATTTTTCCTCTAAAAAATTTAGATTGTCTCTAAACCACATTACCTAGAACagacttctgtattataggaccaTTTTCAAcctaattctttttaaatttattgaactTACTGAACTC from Manis pentadactyla isolate mManPen7 chromosome 9, mManPen7.hap1, whole genome shotgun sequence includes the following:
- the LOC118912163 gene encoding olfactory receptor 52A5-like, whose translation is MPTPNSTVLTPSVLTFIGIPGLETVQCWVGIPFCAMYIIALMGNSLLLVIIKSEPSLHQPMYIFLAMLGATDIALSTSIVPKMLGIFWFHLPEIYFDACLFQMWLIHTFQGIESGVLLAMALDRYIAICYPLRHAAIFTPQLVTHIGVGVTLRPAILVIPCLLLIKCRLKLYRTTLISHTYCEHMALVKLATEDVYINKFYGLLGAFTVGGLDFILIILSYMQIFNTVFHLPQKEARFKAFNTCIPHVCVFFQFYLLAFFSFFTHRSGPYIPSYIHIILSNLYLLVPPFLNPFVYGVKTKHIREKVLEMFCSKDLV
- the LOC118912127 gene encoding olfactory receptor 52A5-like, whose product is MSILNGSVFMPSVLTLMGIPGLESMQCWIGIPFCVMYFIAVIGNSLILVIIKYESSLHKPMYIFLAMLGATDIALSTCILPKMLGIFWFNLSEISFTACLLQMWLVHSFQAIESGVLLAMALDRYVAIRDPLRHATIFSHQLLTHIGVGVTLRAAILVAPCLVLIKCHLKLYRTTLVSHSYCEHMAIVKLATEDIRINKTYGLFVAFTVLGFDIIFITLSYVHIFITVFQLPQKEARLKAFNTCIAHICVFLQFYLLAFFSFFTHRFGSHIPPYVHILLSDLYLLVPPFLNPIVYGVKTKQIRDHVLKIFFSKKLS